The Rheinheimera mangrovi genome contains the following window.
TATGCCAGCTATGCTAATAACGAGTTGGCATTATTCTGTTCAAGGTGCTTTTAATCTGTTTGCATACTGTTGCTAATTTTTAGTTTTTATCGTATTTTTCATTTTTTAAGCAGTGATTCATGATTGTAGTCAAAACTGTTCTGAAGCTTTGTGTGTATAATAATCAGGAATTAGTAAAAAATACTTAAGTAAATCCTATATTTAGTCGGTTAACCAAGCCAGACATCCAGTGGTGTTATTAAAAGCCTGCACGGGCGACATAATTTAAGTTGAAGAGGTGTACCCTATGACCAGTTTGATGAATTCAGTTGACCAACGCACCAATATTGTCGGTCAAAATCGCCTCGAACTTTTAATGTTTCGTCTGCATGGGCCTCAGCCTTATGGCATCAACGTGTTCAAAGTGCGTGAAGTGATACGTTGCCCTGAACTCAGTGAACTACCTGGAGCTAATCCTCATGTGCGCGGTATAGCGCATTTACGGGGCGTTCCGGTCACCGTCATCGACTTAAGTCAGGCGACTGGCGGCAAACCTATCTCCGATTTATCCAATGCTTTTATTCTGGTGACTGAATACAATCGTAATACTCAGGGCTTTTTAGTTGGAGGCGTTGACCGCATTGTCAACGTCAATTGGGAGCAAATTTTACCTCCGCCTCACGGGGCAGGTCGTACGCATTATTTAACTGCTGTAACTGAAGTTGATAAAAAACTGGTGCAAATTATTGATGTAGAGAAAGTATTCTCTGAAATTTCTCCAGTTGATGAAACGGTCAGTGAGTCGGTGAAAGAAAAAGCCAAAAATGCAGACTTCAAAGATTTAACCGTATTAGTGGCAGATGATTCAGCAGTAGCCCGTAATCAGGTGAAACGAGCCTTGTCTACCATAGGTATCAATGTTGAAACTGTGAATGATGGTCGTCTGGCACTGAACTGGCTGGAAGCTAAAGCGCAGGAGTTGGGTGGTGATATCTCCGGCAAAGTACCACTGATTATTTCTGATATCGAAATGCCTGAAATGGATGGATATACCCTAACGGCCGAAGTGAAAGCCAATGAACATCTGCGCCATGTGCATATCATTCTTCACTCTTCGTTAAGTGGTGTCTTTAACGAAGCCATGGTGAAAAAAGTTGGTGCCGATCAGTTTATTGCCAAGTTCCACCCTGATGAGTTGGTTTCTGCTGTTCAGCAGTGGATGAACAGCTAGTCACTACAGAACCTTTCTGCTTTACCAATTTCAGATATTTGTCTATTATAGCAGTCATTAATCACTTAATGACTGCTATATGATGCATAATTCCATTGATTTACTTCTAAAACAATGGGGCACTTTAATTCAGAGTTGCCGTGCTGAACGCGAAAGCCAAAGTCAGTTTGCCAAACGTTTAGGCGTGGGACGTTCTACTGTATCTGCACTGGAAAATGGCAGTGCCCAGGTGGCTGTGGGTACTTATCTACAGGCTATGCTGGTGCTGGGATTAGCAGGCTCTTTTGGCGACTGGCTGAGCCAGCAAGAGCAGGATCAGCAACGACAGCGTTTTCGGCATCCGGTCCAGAGGCTGGATAATGATTTCTGATCCACTTAACCCCCGTTGTTATGTGTTTGTTGAAGGCCTGCAGGCTGATGCTGTGATCTGTGCTGTATTTGAGCTCGATCTGGCTTCAGGTACAGGCTACTTTCGTTACGGTAAATCCTGGCTAGAACGCCCTGACGCCTTTCCGCTGGACCCTTTGCATTTACCTTTATCTGAGCAAGAGTTTATCTGTCGTTTGCCAAAAGCCGTGTTTGGCGTCTTGTCTGATGCAGCTCCTGATAGCTGGGGTCGTAAACTGATGTTGTCGCTGCATAGCACTAAACCTCAACATGAAGTCGATTTTTTACTGGCAGGCAGTGGTGAAGGCGTAGGTGCCTTAGCTTTTAGCTTGTCGCGGCATCAGGCGAAAAAGAAAATTGCTAAAAACCAGTTTGCTGATCTACAGAGCCTGACCCAAAGTAAAAATGATCTGTTGGCCCACAACAGTTTAAGTGCCGAAGCGAAAAAAGCGCTGGAGTATGGCATCAGCATGGGCGGCGCCCGGCCTAAATCTTCTGTGCAGGACGGCGATAGGTTGTATCTGGTTAAATTTAACAAAGCCGATGATTTGGTGAATATGGCCAGAGTTGAACACGCCACTTTAACACTGGCACAGCAGTTTGGGATTCGGGTGGCGCACAGCAAAGTGGTGCAAACTGGCTTTGAGGATGTTCTGCTGATCGAGCGTTTTGATCGCAGTGCCAGTCAGATCCACTCTCATTTTATCAGCGCTGAATCGTTGTTTTCTGAACAAAAAGTGTCGGAGCTGAGTTTAAAAATCAGCTATGGTTATCCGGCTTTGGCTGAAATTTTACGTCAGTACAGTATTGAGCCTTCAGACAGTGAAGAACTGTTTCGGCGCATGCTGTTTAATCTGCTGGTAGGCAATACAGACGATCATGGCCGCAACCATGCATTACTATTGGATTTGACCAGCAAACACTGGCGCTTGTCGCCAGCTTACGACATGGTGCCTGTGAATAATTCGCGCCAGCATGCAATGGGCTTAGGAGACTTTGGCCGTGCCGGTACAGTGGAAAACGCCTTAAGCCAATGCAGCCGTTTTGGTTTAAAGCTAAACAAAGCCAGGCAGATAGTGGCAGAAGCTGAACTGCTTATTCGAAGCTGGCCGCAGCATTTTAGCAAGGCTGGTGTTTCAGCTGCTGACATTGAAGTGTTAAAAGCTCTGATCCCACACTGATTGAGCTGCTGCAGTAGCACAATTTTCTGTTAGAATCGCCGTACTTTAGCGTCTGGCTTGATCTGCTAAAAGCTGCGCTTATGTTTTTAACTCAATGGACTTTGAATGATTAATTATTTTCGCATTTTGGGCGTAAAAGCCAGCGCCAATGAAGACGAGATTAAAAAAGCCTACAAGAGGTTATCCAATAAATATCATCCGGATAAGCTGCTTAATTTAACTGATGATGAAAAAGAGCAGGCAGGCGTCCAATTACAACGGGTAAAAGAAGCCTATGATGTATTGTCAGACGCTAAAAAACGCGCGGCTTTTATTAAAGATTTTAATAATGTGATAGTGCCGGACCCGACCGCAGCGATGAAAGAGCTGTGGGATAGTTATTACCCGTCCGTAAAAGGTTAAAACTTATGAGCAAAACATTCGACAAAAACCGTTTAGAAGCGTTAAAAACTGACGCTTACGAGAACATTGAATCTTATAACGATCCGGATACGCCAAAAGCGCTGGAAAAATTTACCGCCCAAATAAAAAGCATTTTGCAGGCAGACCCAAAGATGTTGCATTCGGTGCCTGAATATCTGCCTGTAGCTTTGTATGGCCGGGTAAAGTTCACCCCTGAAGCCAATCTGAAATGGGCAGCCTGGCTTTCCAAAAACACCATGCCTGTGTGGGACGAATTTAAAACCTCCGTGGCTTTTAATAATGCCGATTTACCGCTGGTAAAAACCATACGGGAATTTAACGAAGAGTTACTGATCGAAAGTTGTGCTGTGTTGTTTATGCTGAACAAGCACGTCGCTGCAGCGCCTGGTCCACGCGATCCGCGTGATGAAGACGACGAAGATACGGATGACTCTTCTTTTGGTCACAATGCGGATGATGATTACGAAGGTCAGGACGATGAAGAAGAAGGCTACGATGACCAATACGATGAAATCACCTTTAACAGGGAAGGCCGCTAATGAATAACCTGATTGAAATTGCCGTTGCGGAAATTAAAGAACTCGCCATTGTTGAGCCAAAACAAGCCAGCAAAAAGTTTGAGCTGATGGCCAACACCATGTCGGATGCGCAACTGGTTGAAGTGATTGAAAATATCGATATTGTGACCCTGACTCAAATTAACAGCCAGCACGATATTTCCTTCCCATCCATTATTTCCGAGCTGATGACACCGGAAAAAATCCGCGACATCGTCTGCCAGCAGCCGTTGTACTGGGAAGAGAAAATCAAAAACAATGCGGAAGATTTAAAGCAGCATACCTTTGATTTTTTAACTTACCTTATTCGTACTCAGGACAGCGAAACCAAGCAGGCTGAAATTCTTGAAGCTATTGCTGAAGACCCGGCAGGCCTGTTTTATTTGTCTATTCCTTTTATCGAGCTGTACCGCGGCGAAGTGGTTGAAGATGAAGACGAAGTGCACGATTTGTTGCACGAGGAAGAAGAAGATTTAGAAGAAGCCATCAGCTACACCGAACGTCATCTGAACGAAGAAGTGCATGGTTTAGGTTATGACGATCCGCGCAGCTTATTGGCCCTTATTCGCCAGCTGACTCCTGCTGTAGAGCAGGCGATTAAAAACCTGGTGCGTAACGAAAATTCAGGCTGGGAGCACATTATCAATAAGTTTGCTGCTGAGCTGGTGATGCAAGCTAAAGAGAAAAATCAGGCCACAGACGAATATGCTGAAGTGGATGATATGTTTAGTTTCCTCGATTAAGGCAAAGGATAAGTTATGCAGTTAGTGGTGCGGGATGCCAATCAGGGACCTTTTTTAACTAAGGTGCTGAATTACGCTAAAGCTGAGCAAAAACTTTCAGAAACACAGCTGGAACAACTGAAAAGCAAAGCTGTGCTGATGAGCCTGAAGTTTGCCGATAAGTTTTACAACAAATACAAAATGCATTTGTTGGAGCAAGCGGCCCACGACATTATTGGTGTGGCAAGTTTGGGTCTGGCAGAACTGTCAGATCATGATTTAGATAAAGCCTTAGCTTTGTTGATCAGCCCTGAGGGAATAGTTAAACCTTTTCAAAAAGGCTGGAGCATGTTGTCGCAGGTCAGCCAGCAAGTGCCCAATCGAAAATCGCTCTATGGCGAAGTAGAAGAGCAGTTGCTGCAGGACATCGCTAGTCCACCGGACATTGAAGAGTGGCACGGCGTGGCTGTATATCAGCATGCGCTGCGCGAATCACGTCGTCGTCAGGCCATCAGTGTGGTGAAACAAACCTATTTCTACCATACCCAGTTGGACCCGTTCGAGCACTTCAACCTGGAAGATATGTTGGCTGAAGTGGTGCTGTATCGCCTTTGTACCAAAGGTGGCAAGGTGAAACAGGATTTAAAGCAACGGTTACGCGATATCGAATTAGCCGATGAATGGTTTGACGTAACCTTTATCAAAGCTCATACCGATCAGGTGCTTAGCTTATTACCTGCTGGTTTTTCAGAAGCTGTGACTGTGGAGCTGGGAGAAAATTTCCATGCCGCTCTAGTGCGCACTTTGCAGTTTGCCAAAGGCTATAAAAAGCTGTTGGCAGAAAATGCATCACCAGAGCGTCGTGATGCGTATGAGCATAAGCAGGGCATGCTAAACCCTCTGTTAGGCTGGCCTCAATATATCGAAATGTAATCCCCGTTGTACTTTGAAGCTGCAGCTTTGTTGGCTGCCTGATTTTACTTTAAAAGCTTCGCCCCAGTCGCATAGGCAACTATGCTCCTGGGGTCTCAATCCCTTGCCGCCTCGCTGCAACATCAATTACTTAGGGGCAAGCCCGTTGTACTTGAGGCTTCAGTAACGGGCGGGTGCCGTAGGGGCCGCGGCTCGTCCCGGCCCGTCCATCTGTACCGTGGTGTTTTGCGATACAACACCGCGGTATCGTCAAGACGGGTGGGGACAAGCCCCACCCCTACGTCCCGTGCCTACGATTTAGGGCAATGCTGCTGTACTGCTTTCCACCAAATCACATGGCGTTTTAGCTCTGCTTTTAATTTTGTATTGGGCACTTCGAAGCGTTGCTGAATAGGCTGAGCCAGAGCTGTATCCTGATATAGCTGCTCTAACAGCGGATACAACTGCTGATAAGCACCATCCAGCTGCGCCAGATACAGCTGTACTTTGCCGATAAAATACTGCAGCAAAATGGTATTCAAAATCTCTGCTTTATCTGTGGGTTTACCGACAGGGCATAGGACTTTTAAATCAAGCTGTTCTAACTGTTGATTTAAACTGTGCAGCCAGTTTTGGCTAAAGCGTAGGCTTTGTTGCAACTGGCTTAGCGTATTGGCTTTGTATAAAACTTCTAACGCTTGTTCGGGATTGATGCTACTTGCCTGCTGCCAGTTTTGCTGAGCAATACTTTGTTGCAGCGCAAGCAAGGAATGTAAGGCTTGCATTGTTTCAGCCACGCCAGCGGCTGAGTCTGGTTCTGACAAACTGCGGTAGGGGTGTAGTTGTTGACGTAAAGTCTCATCTTGCTGCAAAAAATTTTGCCAATGTTTATCAATTTGTCTGGCTTTGTCAGAGGCAATAACAGCAAGTTTTTGCTGCAAGTCGGGTGCTATATCAGGGTTAGTTAAACAAGGGTGCACTTGCTTTAGAAACGCCAGTTCGTACTTTAAACGCTGACTTGGCGGCATGACCTTACCCAGACTGCTATTACGCTCGCCCAGCAATAAATCCAGACCACAAGAGCGGGTTGCTACTAACTCAACCAGACTAATGCTGGTTTCTGCTATATCGGCTCTGGTTGCTGTGATGGAAGGAAGTGGCTTTAAATCAAGCGGGGCTGGGTCTTGTAGCTCTAGAGCCAAAGTACGACCAAGCCGTTTGGCATAGTCGTCCATCAGGGATTGAGCCGGATCACTGCAGCCAGTAACCACAAAAACAACAGCAATCAAGCTCAGTAGTTTAGTGAGATGATGCAGCCTGTTGCTGCTGTATAATTTTGCCATCTTCTAATCGCCTGATTTGGTTTTTCAGAATAAGCGCCAACATCACAGCAGCGCAGGATAAACCGACAATAATACCAATCCAAAAGCCATGAGCGCCCATCTTAGGCAAAATCCAGTCGGTTAAACCTAATACAGTGCCTAAACCAAAACCGATCGGCCAATAGGCAATAAAGGTGATAAAAAAGATAGGTTTGGTATGTTTTAAGCCACGTAAGGCACAAGCTGACACCACCTGTATCGCATCAGAGATCTGGTAAAAGCAGGCCAAGACTAAAATAGAGGTCGCAACAGCTAATACCGCAGGATCGGCAGAGTAGAGTGATGCCACTAAAAAACGACCAAAATAAGTCACCAGTGCTATGCCAACCGCCATCATCATCGCCAATTGTACTGCGGTTGATACGGCTTTTTTCAGCTCCTGTACATCGTTACTGCCAACCAGATGACCGACCCGTATGGTCGTTGCCATACCCATACTCATAGGCAACATAAAGACCAGAGCGCTGTAGTTATTCGCAATTTGATGACCGGCCACCACTATAGGGCCTAAGTGCACAATCATCAGCGGGATAGAAGAGAACAAAGTCACTTCAAAAAACAGCGAAAAGGCGATGGGCGTGCCTATAGCGATGATATGCCATAAATCTTTGCTGTTGGGTTTCAGGTTGTCTGGCTTCTTCATATAAAGCGCTGTGCTACGGCTTCTGAAGGCATAAATAGTGATGGCTATAAACATCGCCAGAAACACCAAAGAAGTCGCTACACCGCAACCTGCGCCACCTAAAGCCGGCATACCCAGCTTGCCGTAAATAAACACATAGTTGGCAGGAATATTTACCAGAATACCGACAAAAGCTATCCACATGGTGGCTTTGGTATTGCCTATACCTTCAAACAGGTTACGGAAGATCATGTAACCAGCGGCCGGATAAACGCCGTAACTGACATACACCAGATAATCGACTGCTTTGGCACGCAGGTTGTCTTCCATCGACAAATACTGCAGTGGCAGGTGAATATACTGCATAGCTATCACTATGACAGTCGCCAGTACCATCGCCAGATAAAAACCCTGTAGCGCATTATGCGGAATAGCCTTATGGTTTTTCGCGCCATAGAGCTGAGAAATAATAGGAGTCAGTGCCAGTAATAGCCCCTGTAAGGTCAGAATAATAGGCAGCCAAATGGCGGAAGCCACAGCAATAGCGGCCATATCCAGTGCACTAACGCGACCTGCCATAATAGTATCGATGACAAACATCATGGTTTGGGTCAGCTGAGCCAGCATAATAGGGCCAGATAACTTCAGAATGGTTTTTGCTTCAAAGCGGGAAAAAGGTAACATAACAACTCTTGTCAGACAGGCGAAAAAACGCCGTAAAGATAGCACAGCAGAGGTTTTATGTTTACAGGAATAGTGCAGGCAAAAGTTAAAGTCAGTGAAATCGGCGACCAGGAGCAGTTTCGTCGCCTAACTCTTGCAGTACCTGTGCAGTTATTACAAAACCTGGAACGGGGCGCCAGCATCTCTATTAACGGCACTTGTTTAACTGCCACCGATTTCAGTCTGATGGAGCCTTTAGGCTGTGTTAGTTTTGATGTGATTGACGAAACTTTAGCTAAAACCAACCTAGGCGCTTTAAGCACTGGCTCATTAGTCAACTTCGAACGCTCTTTAACTTTTGGCCGTGAAATTGGTGGGCATTTGGTGTCAGGCCATGTGCACGGTACAGCCACTATTTTAGCTGTCAGCCAAACAGGTGCGAATTGGCGGGTGGATATAGAGCTAAAGCCAGAGTTTAAAAACTATGTGCTCAGCAAAGGTTTTATCAGCATTGACGGTATCAGCCTGACCGTAGGCGAAGTGACAGCAGAGAGTTTTAGCCTGCATTTAATACCAGAAACGCTCACCGTGACTACTTTAGGCCAACGCAAAGTGGGTGACAGAGTGAATATCGAACTGGATCAGCAAACAGTCACCATAGTGGATACGGTAGAACGGGTGCTTGCTGCCAGAAATGCCTGATATGGCTAATAATACTGCTCGTCTTCAGCGTCGATAAACACTTGCACTTTATTATGCAGCTCATCTTTATGAGTCTGCACATGAATTGGGTTGCAGCAATTGCTGCAATCTTCAATGTCGTCCTGATCTTCACCGCTGATATCCAGGGTGATATGAGTGGGGTGACCACAGAAAGGGCAAAGAATAGTTTTATGCAGTATGTCCATAGATCCTCCGTTTACCAACACCTGTTGCAGCAAGCACTGGCGACTGAATATCTGCGGGTCCTTCCCTTTAAAGCTCCTGATAAGTTGTAGTGTAGGCCTTAATACTGTATCAGGCGAAAAAATTGCCTGCTTTATACAGCTATTGGCTTGGTTGTTGCCGATAAAGCGCCGTATCGGTTATGATGCAGCCGCTTTTTGTTAAAAACAGTCCCAACTACGTGTTGAGCTGTTTTGTTCTACCGCTCGTAAGGTTGAACCGCAAAAAACATACCCTTAATTTAAATTGAATCAACATGTGACCCTTGGTACGGGCCACCACTGTGAGGACTTATCATGCCAGTTATTACTTTACCTGACGGTAGTCAGCGTTCATTTGACGCCCCTTTATCTGTATTAGACGTTGCCAAAGACATAGGCCCGGGTCTGGCGAAAGCCACCATTGCAGGCAAAATCAATGGTCAATTGGTAGACGCTTGTGAGCTGATCACTGAAGACGCTTCATTAAGCATTGTCACCGCCAAAGATCAGGAAGGCCTGGAAATTATCCGCCACTCCTGTGCTCACTTGTTAGGTCATGCTATTAAGCAGTTGTGGCCAAATACCAAAATGGCGATTGGCCCTGTCATCGACAACGGCTTTTATTATGACGTAGATTTAGACCGTCCAATCAGCAGCGATGATTTAGCGCAACTTGAAGAGCGTATGCTGCAACTGGCCAAAACCGAATATGACGTAGTGAAGAAAAAAGTAAGCTGGCAACAAGCTTATGACACCTTCGCTGCGCGTGGCGAAAGCTACAAAATGGAAATCCTGGATCAGAACATCGCCAAAGATGACCAGCCAGGTTTATACCACCACGAAGAATACATCGACATGTGTCGTGGCCCACACGTGCCAAATATGCGGTTCTGCCAGCACTTTAAAGTGATGAAAGTGGCCGGTGCTTACTGGCGTGGTGATGCAAAAAATAAAATGCTGCAACGTATTTACGGCACAGCCTGGGCAGATAAAAAGCAATTAGCAGCTTATTTACTGCAACTGGAAGAAGCGGAAAAACGCGATCACCGTAAAATTGGTAAAGCCTTAGGTTTATTCCACTGGCAGGAAGAAGCACCTGGCATGGTGTTCTGGCACAACGACGGCTGGACCATCTTCCGCGAGCTGGAAACTTTTGTCCGTGAAAAGCTGAGCCAATACGATTATGAGGAAGTCAAAGGTCCATTTATGATGGACAAAGTGCTGTGGGAGAAATCCGGTCACTGGGAAAAATATTCAGACAATATGTTTGTCACCAGTTCTGAAAACCGTGATTACGCCATCAAGCCAATGAACTGTCCTGGCCATGTCCAGATTTTTAATCAGGGCTTAAAGTCGTACCGCGATTTACCGCTGCGGATGGCTGAGTTTGGTTGCTGTCACAGGAACGAGCCATCAGGTGGTTTACACGGCCTGATGCGGGTGCGCGGTTTTACTCAGGATGACGCTCATATCTTCTGTACTGAAGATCAGGTGCAGGCTGAAGTATCGGCTTGTATAAAAATGGTCTTCGACGTCTACAGTACTTTTGGTTTTAAAGACGTGCAGGTGAAATTATCCACTCGCCCGGAAAAACGCATTGGTACTGACGAAATGTGGCACCGTGCTGAGCAGGGTTTAGCAGAAGCTTTGGATGCCAACGGCATAGCCTACGACCTGCAACCTGGTGAAGGTGCGTTTTATGGCCCTAAAATTGAATTTACTTTACACGATTGCTTAGGCCGTGCCTGGCAATGTGGTACAGTGCAGCTCGATTTCGCTTTACCTGGTCGTTTAGGTGCAAGTTTTGTTGCTGAAGGCAACGACAGACAAGTGCCAGTGATGATCCACCGTGCGATTTTGGGCTCGCTGGAGCGTTTTATCGGCATTCTGATTGAAGAATATGCAGGCTTTTTCCCAGCCTGGTTGGCCCCAACTCAGGTTGTGGTGATGAATATTACCGATAATCAGGCCGAATATGTGCAGGATTTAGTAAAAACTTTCAAATCTCATGGTATTAGAGCTATTTCTGACTTGAGAAATGAGAAGATAGGCTTTAAAATCCGCGAGCACACGCTACAGCGTGTTCCTTATTTAGTGGTAGTCGGTGACAAAGAAGTTGAAGCCGGTGATATCGCGTTAAGAACACGGAAGGGCGAAGACCTCGGAAAAATGAGTGTAAGCGACTTTGTAACCAAGTTGACCACTGAAATTAAAAACCGGGTCTAATTATTTTCACTCTTGGAGGAACATACTATTAAAGTAGGAAAGAAAACTTTACCGGCGAACAGACCAAACCGTATTAACGAAGAAATCAACGTTAAAGAAGTACGCTTGTTAGGTCTGGAAGGTGAGCAATTAGGTGTAGTAAACACTTCAGAAGCTATTCGTTTAGCAGAAGAAGCAGGCGCTGACTTGGTAGAGATTAGCCCAACCGCTGAACCACCTGTTTGTAAGTTGATGGACTATGGTAAGTTCCTGTTTGAGAAAGGCAAAGCTGCTAAAGAGCAGAAGAAAAAGCAAAAACAGATCCAGATTAAGGAAATAAAATTCCGTCCTGGAACTGATGAAGGCGATTACCAGGTAAAACTACGCAACCTGCGTCGCTTCATTGAAGAGGGTGACAAAGCTAAAGTAACGCTCCGCTACCGTGGTCGTGAAATGGCGCATCTGGACATCGGTATTGAGATGCTTAACCGGATTAAAGAAGATATGGCAGATATCGCTATCTGTGAATCTTTCCCAAGCCGTGTTGAGGGTCGTCAGATGATCATGATGCTGGCCCCAAATAAGAAGTAATAAGAGCTTTCAAGCATAAGATACGCCGCTTGAATAAAGCGGCGTTTTTTATCGCCTTATTATTCGTTGTAATCTAAACAATGCGAGTTATTTAACTATGCCAAAGATGAAAACCAACAAAGGTGCTGCAAAGCGCTTTAAAAAAACCGGCTCAGGCGGTTTTAAACGTAAGCAATCACATCTTCGCCACATTTTGACGAAGAAGTCTTCTAAGCGTAAGCGTCAGTTAGGTCCAAAAACGTTAGTTGCAAAAGTTGACGTGGCTGGTATCGCTCGTTGTCTGCCATACGCATAATATTAGGAGATTTTAAATGCCAAGAGTAAAACGTGGTGTGACAGCTCGCGCTCGTCACAAGAAGGTGTTAAACCAGGCTAAAGGTTACTACGGTGCCCGCAGTCGTGTTTATCGTGTCGCTTTCCAGGCAGTTATTAAAGCTGGCCAATACGCTTACCGCGACCGTCGTCAACGTAAACGTCAATTCCGTCAACTGTGGATCGCGCGTAT
Protein-coding sequences here:
- the thrS gene encoding threonine--tRNA ligase, which gives rise to MPVITLPDGSQRSFDAPLSVLDVAKDIGPGLAKATIAGKINGQLVDACELITEDASLSIVTAKDQEGLEIIRHSCAHLLGHAIKQLWPNTKMAIGPVIDNGFYYDVDLDRPISSDDLAQLEERMLQLAKTEYDVVKKKVSWQQAYDTFAARGESYKMEILDQNIAKDDQPGLYHHEEYIDMCRGPHVPNMRFCQHFKVMKVAGAYWRGDAKNKMLQRIYGTAWADKKQLAAYLLQLEEAEKRDHRKIGKALGLFHWQEEAPGMVFWHNDGWTIFRELETFVREKLSQYDYEEVKGPFMMDKVLWEKSGHWEKYSDNMFVTSSENRDYAIKPMNCPGHVQIFNQGLKSYRDLPLRMAEFGCCHRNEPSGGLHGLMRVRGFTQDDAHIFCTEDQVQAEVSACIKMVFDVYSTFGFKDVQVKLSTRPEKRIGTDEMWHRAEQGLAEALDANGIAYDLQPGEGAFYGPKIEFTLHDCLGRAWQCGTVQLDFALPGRLGASFVAEGNDRQVPVMIHRAILGSLERFIGILIEEYAGFFPAWLAPTQVVVMNITDNQAEYVQDLVKTFKSHGIRAISDLRNEKIGFKIREHTLQRVPYLVVVGDKEVEAGDIALRTRKGEDLGKMSVSDFVTKLTTEIKNRV
- the rpmI gene encoding 50S ribosomal protein L35, translating into MPKMKTNKGAAKRFKKTGSGGFKRKQSHLRHILTKKSSKRKRQLGPKTLVAKVDVAGIARCLPYA
- the infC gene encoding translation initiation factor IF-3, with the protein product MEEHTIKVGKKTLPANRPNRINEEINVKEVRLLGLEGEQLGVVNTSEAIRLAEEAGADLVEISPTAEPPVCKLMDYGKFLFEKGKAAKEQKKKQKQIQIKEIKFRPGTDEGDYQVKLRNLRRFIEEGDKAKVTLRYRGREMAHLDIGIEMLNRIKEDMADIAICESFPSRVEGRQMIMMLAPNKK
- the rplT gene encoding 50S ribosomal protein L20; translation: MPRVKRGVTARARHKKVLNQAKGYYGARSRVYRVAFQAVIKAGQYAYRDRRQRKRQFRQLWIARINAASRQNGLSYSRFIDGLKRASVEIDRKILADIAVYDKGAFAALVAKAKEALTA